Proteins encoded in a region of the Pseudochaenichthys georgianus chromosome 20, fPseGeo1.2, whole genome shotgun sequence genome:
- the timm21 gene encoding mitochondrial import inner membrane translocase subunit Tim21, translating to MAYTQILRALHRTATHKYTHVSFLVHTHHGCIIRDTLRNACTVSGLTLQRTEAPRCFLPVLSCFLRAQRGVCLRSAARNQSSSSGDRDRSVSRYPSGSPEPSAAQKVIAAGRDFTYLIVVLIGLGVTGGLLYVVFQELFSTSSPNKVYGKAFNIIRLDPGVVGAFGEPIKCYGETTRRGRRQQVSHHEFLKDGVKHMRLKFYVEGSEPGRKGTVHTESRENPKTGKYEFRYIIVEMDTYPRRTIIVEDNR from the exons ATGGCTTACACGCAGATATTGAGAGCTCTCCACCGGACAGCGACACACAAATACACGCACGTGAGTTTTCTCGTGCACAcacaccatggatgtataataagagacACACTCCGGAACGCGTGCACGGTGTCCGGTCTGACCCTCCAGAGGACCGAGGCTCCCCGGTGTTTCCTGCCCGTGCTGAGCTGCTTCCTCCGGGCACAGCGGGGAGTCTGTCTCCGCTCTGCAGCCCGGAACCAGAGCAGCAGCTCCGGGGACAGAGACCGGTCTGTGTCCCGGTATCCGAGTGGGAGCCCGGAGCCCTCCGCGGCTCAGAAAG TGATAGCGGCCGGCAGAGACTTCACCTACCTGATCGTCGTTCTCATCGGACTGGGAGTGACGG GCGGGCTGCTGTATGTGGTTTTCCAGGAGCTGTTTTCCACCTCGAGTCCAAACAAAGTGTACGGGAAAGCCTTCAACATAATCCGGTTAGACCCCGGG GTTGTTGGTGCTTTTGGGGAGCCGATCAAGTGTTACGGAGAGACGACGCGCCGAGGGAGGAGGCAGCAAGTCAG TCATCATGAGTTCCTGAAGGACGGAGTGAAGCATATGAGACTGAAGTTTTACGTCGAAGGATCGGAGCCAGGACGCAAAGGGACGGTGCACACAGAGTCAAGAGAG AATCCCAAAACTGGAAAATATGAGTTTCGTTACATAATTGTGGAAATGGACACCTACCCGAGACGAACCATCATCGTGGAGGATAACCGATAA